In Pseudomonadota bacterium, the genomic stretch TGGGCTCGGCGGTGATCCTTCGCCTCGTGGACCTGTCGGTGAGTCAGCAACGCGCTCGGCTGTTCGAACAGTTGGTGGACGGCGAGGCGAAGCGTGCAGGCTTTGCGGCGGAAGAGGCGGAGCTCGTGCGCCAGATCGAGCATCAGCGCCGTCGCGTGACGCAACTCGCCGAAGACGCCGGCGAGTTGGCGCGCCGCGCGCGGGAATTGCAGGTGGCGGAGGCTGTGTTCGCCTCGGCCCTCGCGCGCCAGGATGTTAACAAATCCGATTACTTCGCTTCCTACCCAATGGTGCAGCTGCTCGAGGCACCTACCTTGCCCCGCAAGCCCTCGGGGCCGAAGCGCAAGTTGGCGGTGGCTGGCGGCGTGCTGGCGAGTGTGATGCTCGTGGCATCGATGCTGCTCGCCTGGCTGCGACAGCCGATCCTGGCCCTGCTGATCGATCGGGTGACCGGCCGTGTCGCCGACTGATCGCCTCTCGCCCGCCGAATGGTGCGTGAGCTGGACCATCCGACTCACCTGGCTGTTCTACGCGGCCGGCGCCCTATACATGGTGGGGCCAGTGCTCGGGTGGACCTTGGCCGGCTTGGTCTTCTTAGGGCGCTACCTCCACGATGCGTTGCCCGCACGCTGGCGCGCGCGCCCCGTACCCTTCACCGTCTGGATATGGCTCGGCGGCATGGGCGCCATGTGGGTGGCCCTGGTGATCGGTCACACGCAGTTCGACCTCGGCCTTGGCAAGACCATCAAATCGTCCGTGGGGTGGGCGAAGGGATGGGCTTTGCTGGCCCTGTTCCCCCTGGCCGGTGCGTGCCTGTCCATTCGCCCCGCGGTGATCTACCGGGCCTGCTGCCATCTCGCCTTGCAGACCCTGTGCCTGCTCCCGGTGATGCTCATGGCGCCGAAGCTCGGACTGCCGGAGGCCATCTACACCTCGCCCCTGAAGGCCCTCGGTGGCCCCGGCCCGGAGTTCTTCACCCTTCAGCTGTACATCACCGATCCCGAGAGCGGTGCGCCGCGCTGGCAGTTCTTCACCCCGTGGGCGCCGGCGGCGGGAATGATGGGCGTGGTGATGCTGATCTGCGCCTTGGAGGAGCGAGACAGGCGATGGTTGTCGATAGGTGTGGCAGGCGCCCTGGCGATGATCTTCCTGTCGAAGTCGCGCATGGCCTTGGTGGCCTTTGCGTTGATCTGGCCCACCGCACACCTGGTGGCTCGCGCCCGTTCTCCCCGCCTGTGGGGCGCCGGCGGGGTCGCGGCCCTTCTCGCGGGCTTGATCGCCAATCCCCTGGTGGTGGCAGCTCGCGATGGCGTGGCGGCCTTCAAGGGCGCGCGGGCCGACAGTACGCGGGTGCGTGAGACCCTCGGGCGCATCGCCGTAGACCGCTGGTGGCACGAGGCCCCGTGGTTCGGCCATGGCATCGTGGAGCGCGGTCCCCACCTGGTGGAGTACATGCCGATCGGCAGCCATCACAGCTGGTACGGACTGCTCTTCGTAAAAGGAGCCTTCGGCGCCCTCGCCTTGGCCGTGCCCCTGCTGGTCAGCTCCCTCGAGTGCGTGCTGCGGGCCCAGGTGCAGGCGAGCGGGCGGGTGGGATTCGCCGTGATTTTGATGATGTTTCTCTACAGCTTCGGCGAGAACCTGGAGATGCTCGTGTATCTCTTCTGGCCCGCCAGCGTATTGCTGGGCGTCTCGCTCGCCGTTCCTGGGGCGGTTACTGATAGCTAGAAGTGATCATTTCGTCTCAAATAATCGATTTCCGCTAACGTAGCGTTTCTTGCGATGCTGGCAACACTGGAATTACCCGTATTCGTTCTGCCAGAGGAGCCGGAACATGAGCAGCCCTGCCAAATGCCCCGTCATGCACGGGGCGCACACCCAGGTCGAGCAGTCCAACGACAAGTGGTGGCCGAACGCCCTGAAGCTGGACATCCTGCATCAGCACGATCGCAAGACCGATCCCCTCGATGAGAGCTTCAGCTACCGCGACGCCCTGAAGTCCCTCGACGTCGACGCCCTCAAGGCCGACCTCGAAGCCCTGATGACCGACAGCCAGCCCTGGTGGCCGGCGGACTGGGGTCATTACGGCGGCCTGATGATCCGCATGGCCTGGCACGCGGCGGGTACCTACCGCACGAGCGACGGTCGCGGCGGCGCCGGCACCGGCAGCCAACGCTTCGCCCCCCTCAACTCCTGGCCCGACAACGGCAACCTGGACAAGGCGCGCCGCCTCCTGTGGCCGATCAAGAAGAAGTACGGCAACCAGGTGAGCTGGGCGGACCTGCTGATCCTGGCCGGCAACGTGGCCTACGAGTCGATGGGCCTCAAGACCTACGGCTTCGCCTTCGGTCGCGAGGACATCTGGCACCCGGAGCAAGACATCTACTGGGGCCCCGAGGGCGAGTGGCTCGCGCCCAGTGAGCAGCGCTTTGCTAACGAAGATGCTGAGTCCCTCGACGGCTCCCTGGCCGCCGTCCACATGGGCTTGATCTACGTCAACCCGGAGGGTCGCGACGGCAAACCAGATCCCCTGAAGACGGCGCACGACGTGCGCGTGACCTTCGCCCGCATGGCCATGAACGATGAGGAGACGGTGGCCCTGACCGCCGGCGGCCATACCGTGGGCAAGGGCCATGGCAACGGCGACGCCAGCACCCTCGGCCCCGAGCCCGAAGGCGCGCCCGTGGAGGCGCAGGGCTTCGGGTGGATCAACCCGGCGGGCAATGCCAAGGCCAGCGAGGCCGTGACCAGCGGCATCGAGGGGGCCTGGACCACCCATCCCACGCGCTGGGACAACGGCTACTTCAAGATGCTCCTCGAACACGAGTGGGAGCTGAAGAAGAGCCCCGCCGGCGCCTGGCAGTGGCAGCCCGTCGACATCGCCGAGGAGGACATGCCGGTGGACGCGACGGATCCGAGTGCTCGCCGCATGCCCATCATGACCGATGCGGACATGGCGATGGCCAAGGACCCCGAATACCGCAAGATCTCCCAACGCTTCCACGACGATCCCGCGTACTTCTCGGAGACCTTCGCCCGCGCCTGGTTCAAGCTCACCCACCGCGACATGGGTCCGAAGGCCCGCTACGTCGGCCCGGAAGTGCCGGCGGAGGATCTGATCTGGCAGGATCCCGTGCCCGCGGGCAACACGGCCTACGACGTGGATCAGGTGAAGGCGAAGATCGCCGCCGCCGGTGTGCCCCTGGCCGACCTCGTGGCCACGGCCTGGGACAGCGCGCGTACCTTCCGCGGTTCGGACAAGCGCGGCGGCGCTAACGGCGCTCGCATCCGACTGAGCCCGCAGCGAGACTGGGAAGGCAACGAGCCCGAACGCCTGGCGCGGGTATTGGGTGTGCTCGAGCCTATCGCCGAGGCGGCCGGTGCGAGCGTGGCGGACGTGATCGTGTTGGCTGGCAACGTTGCCGTCGAGCAGGCCGCCAAGGCGGCGGGCGTCGACGTGAGCGTGCCGTTCGCCCCGGGTCGCGGCGATGCCACGGACGAGGCGACGGACGCCGAGTCCTTCGCCCCCCTCGAGCCCAAGTTCGACGGCTTCCGTAACTACGCCCAGGCCGCCAGTCAGCACGCCCCGGAGGAGCACCTGCTCGATCGCGCGCAGCTGCTCGGCCTGACGGCGCCGGAGATGACCGTGCTCGTCGGCGGTCTGCGAGTGCTGGGTGCGAACTACGGCGGCGGCGCCCACGGCGTCTTCACCGATCGCGTGGGCACCTTGAGCACGGACTTCTTCGCCAACCTCACGGACATGGCCTACGAGTGGAAGCCGGCGGGCGAGGGCACCTACGAGCTGCGCGACCGCGCGTCCGGCAAGGTCGTGTGGACGGCCACGCGCGTAGACCTCGTGTTCGGCTCCAACTCGGTGCTGCGCTCCTACGCGGAGGTGTACGCCCAGGACGATGCGAAGGAGAAGTTCGTCCACGACTTCGTACGCGCCTGGACCAAGGTGATGAACGCCGATCGCTTCGATCTGCAGGATCGCTAAGGCGCGGCAACCCACCTCGTGCCATCGCCCTCGCGATGGCGCGCGGGGATGACCACCCGCCCGCGAGGGGGTTGGGATACCGCTCCGCTGGCGGGTGTGTCATCAGCCTCGATGGCGGCCGTGTGTAAACGCGGTCGCCATCTTCTCATCAGCTGCTGGTCAGGGATCGCCGCGCCCGCGGCCCAGCAAGCCCCTTCCCCAGCTGAGCAACTTGCGCCAGATGCCAACCTCCCAGACGAGTAGCCTTGCCACCCAAGGCGGCATCTCGCTTTCAGCACTGACTCGGTGGGCAGCCTCACCTTGCGAACTACCTGACCTGATGGCTTCAAAGAGCAGGCGTACGATGGCGAGTTCGAGGAGCACGAGCACCAACAGCCCGACGTACCGGAGCGGCGCAACGTATTCGAGCAGCACCCGTTCTGACTCTGGAATGAGCTTCGCCGCGATCCAGATACCGAGACAAGCCAGTCCCAGGCCACGAACCAGACTGGCTTTTCCCTTCCCGCGGGAGTGAAGCAGATACAAGCAGGGAAGCAGAACGACGAGGTCGATCAGCAGGCCGAGCTCTACCGAGCGTGTGATTGGGCCTAGCTGCGCCACCACGACATCCACGGCCACGAT encodes the following:
- a CDS encoding O-antigen ligase family protein yields the protein MSWTIRLTWLFYAAGALYMVGPVLGWTLAGLVFLGRYLHDALPARWRARPVPFTVWIWLGGMGAMWVALVIGHTQFDLGLGKTIKSSVGWAKGWALLALFPLAGACLSIRPAVIYRACCHLALQTLCLLPVMLMAPKLGLPEAIYTSPLKALGGPGPEFFTLQLYITDPESGAPRWQFFTPWAPAAGMMGVVMLICALEERDRRWLSIGVAGALAMIFLSKSRMALVAFALIWPTAHLVARARSPRLWGAGGVAALLAGLIANPLVVAARDGVAAFKGARADSTRVRETLGRIAVDRWWHEAPWFGHGIVERGPHLVEYMPIGSHHSWYGLLFVKGAFGALALAVPLLVSSLECVLRAQVQASGRVGFAVILMMFLYSFGENLEMLVYLFWPASVLLGVSLAVPGAVTDS
- the katG gene encoding catalase/peroxidase HPI, whose translation is MSSPAKCPVMHGAHTQVEQSNDKWWPNALKLDILHQHDRKTDPLDESFSYRDALKSLDVDALKADLEALMTDSQPWWPADWGHYGGLMIRMAWHAAGTYRTSDGRGGAGTGSQRFAPLNSWPDNGNLDKARRLLWPIKKKYGNQVSWADLLILAGNVAYESMGLKTYGFAFGREDIWHPEQDIYWGPEGEWLAPSEQRFANEDAESLDGSLAAVHMGLIYVNPEGRDGKPDPLKTAHDVRVTFARMAMNDEETVALTAGGHTVGKGHGNGDASTLGPEPEGAPVEAQGFGWINPAGNAKASEAVTSGIEGAWTTHPTRWDNGYFKMLLEHEWELKKSPAGAWQWQPVDIAEEDMPVDATDPSARRMPIMTDADMAMAKDPEYRKISQRFHDDPAYFSETFARAWFKLTHRDMGPKARYVGPEVPAEDLIWQDPVPAGNTAYDVDQVKAKIAAAGVPLADLVATAWDSARTFRGSDKRGGANGARIRLSPQRDWEGNEPERLARVLGVLEPIAEAAGASVADVIVLAGNVAVEQAAKAAGVDVSVPFAPGRGDATDEATDAESFAPLEPKFDGFRNYAQAASQHAPEEHLLDRAQLLGLTAPEMTVLVGGLRVLGANYGGGAHGVFTDRVGTLSTDFFANLTDMAYEWKPAGEGTYELRDRASGKVVWTATRVDLVFGSNSVLRSYAEVYAQDDAKEKFVHDFVRAWTKVMNADRFDLQDR